A segment of the bacterium genome:
CGATGGAGTGGTCGTTCCGGGTGCTGGAGGCGTGCCTGGGGACGCTGGAGTCATGCGCGACGGGAGAGCCGGTGGCGTTGGGGCGGATTGGGGCTTAGCGGAGAACGGTGCTGAGCTTCAGAGGATGTAGAGGATAACGGCGTGGATGTCGAGGATGACTCTGTTGTTGTCCTTCATCCTCGCTATCCTTGCCTCTATCCTCTCCATCCTCTCAAGCTCAGCCTCATCACTCGCCAACTGATCATGGAAACGACTCTTGGCGTCGGTATCATTGGTAACGGCATTCGGGGCCGGCATGGCTACGAACACTTCCTGCGCGCCCATCCGGCGGTGCGGCTGCGGGCGCTCGCCCAGTACCCGGAGGCCTCCCCCGGCCTGCTCGAAGGCAAGACCGAGGACGACTTCCGGCGCTATGCCGAGGGCCTGGGCGTCGCGTACCTGGGCTATGACGTGGACGCCTTGCTGGCGCGTGAGGACATTCAAGTCGTCAGCATGATGGTAGAGCCGGGACTGGCGGCGGAGTACGTCGAGCGGATCGCCGCGGCGGGCAAGCACATCGTGTCCGACAAGCCCATGGCCGGCAGCGTGGCACAGGGCCGGCGCATCGTCGAGAGCGTCCGCCGCCATGCCATCCAGTTCATGGTGGCGCTCAACGAGCGGTACTCCCCGCCCTTCCGCGAGGCGCAGCGGCGGTTGGCGTCGGGCGGCGTGGGCGAGTTACTCGCGGCCACCGTCACCTTCTGCCTGGGCGGGCCGCTGGCGGGCTTCACCGGCAACGCTGCCTACCGCGAGTCGTTCGGCGGGGGCGAGTGGGCCAACTTTGGCTGCTATTGCGCCGACTACATGAACTGGCTCGCGGGCAGCCGACCGGTCAGCGTGTGCGGGCATATGGGCACGTTCTTCTACGACGACTACCGCGAGGCGGGGATGGAGGATCTGGCGGAGTGTGTCGTGCGGTACGAGAGTGGCGTGATCGGGACGCTCCTCGCCGGGCGGCCGAGGGCCGCGTACGCCGCCGGGTATGTCACCGCCGACCTAACGTGCGCGGGCGGGTCGCTGCGGGTCAATGGCAACATGCCACTGCTGGAGATCACCGCCGGGCAGTACGGCCGGCGAGGCTACGGCTCCACCGGCCTGAACGAGCTGTGTGGCGACTTCGTGGAGGCGGTGCTCCAGGATGGCCCCTCGCCGATCCCGGCTGAGGACGGCCTGCTGGCCCTGCAGGTCGTCCATGCGGCATACGAGTCGGCACGGACCGGGCAGCCGGTGGATCCCCTGGCGCTGTGAGGTGGTCGTCGCGAGGGCTTAGTGGATGGTGACGGTGAGCTGGAGAGGATGGAGAGGATAGCAACTGTGTCGTGAGTCAAGGCTCTTGTGGCGCTCTTTGGGATAGGTTGTTGCCTGTGCTGCCGCGCCATGGGAAACGCGACGGATAAGTACCTGTCGCCGACTCCCGTCAGTGTGAGAGCCTCCAGCCGGCGCCAGGCACTTACCGCCACCACTTGCCACAGCCCCACCGAGTTCTCCACGACGCTGGGGTGGTGGCTAACCAGCGACCGCGGCCTGTCGGTTCCACAGCTGACGGCGTTTGAGCAACGTATTCATGATGATCGACAGTTTGCGCATGCAGGCTACCACCGCTACCTTCGTGGGATTGCCAAGCCGAAGCGGAGGGGCCTGTGACCCCAACGGCCAATCCACACACCAGACGCGCGGCAGGTTGGCTTGTGAAGGAAGATGCCCACCTGACACGGGTGATTCCGATCAGGGGGAGAAGGGCGATGCATGATGGGACCCGGGCGGAGCGGTCACATACTGTCCTCCCTGAGCTTCCTGCCATTCCTGGCGGGCCTCGTCCTCATCACCATTCCAGAGACTGGGGGGCTGGGCGTGCTGCTGCTGCTGACCTGGCCGCTGCCGATCATCGTCTTGGACCGCCGTAAGGCCAGCGGAGCGGCCAGTCTCACCGCGACAGGCATAGCGGTCGCTCTGTTGGCAGCAGTGAAGCTGTTGACTACCCAAGTGCATCGCCCTCCTGACGAGGTTGAGCTGGGGCTCACTGGCGCTGTCGCGTCGGTGCTCGCGGCACTCAGCTTGATCTCACTTCTGCTGGGAACCGGACTCGGAGTACGGGCGTACCGACGACGGCAGCCTGGCGGGAAGGCCGCACTGGTAGTCAACCTCGTCGCCCTGGGTGCGCCGGTTCTGCTGTGCTTGGTCGCTGAATTGCGGTCGTGACCTGCCGCGTCTGGCGACACCATTGCCAGACTCAGCTAGACCTCTCCCTGATGCCCGTTGTCGCTGTCCGCCGGGCTTGGTACACTTCCTGCTACCTGCCGGAGGATAGCGACAAGGATGGCGAGGATGAGGGACATCGTTCTGGAGCCGTTCCCAATCCTCCATCATCTCTATCTCTGCCGTGATCCTCTCCAGTTCACCGTCATCCGTTGCCATGCAACCGGGGTAGTCTCTCCTTGACGTTCCCCTCTGCTGGTCTATAGTGACTCCCGTCATGTCTCCTGAGCATCGCCGCGACATCCTGAGCTTCCGCGGCCGCTGGGCCGCCACCTCGGGCTACCGCGAGGTGCTCGTGCTCGCCGGCCCGCTCATCCTCAGCACCGGCACCATGACGGTGCAGCAGTTCATCAACCGCATGTTCCTGTCGTGGTACTCGCCCGAGGCGCTGGCGGCGTCGCTGCCGGCGGGGACACTGGCCTACACCATGCTGTGCTTCTTCATCGGCACCGCCTCGTATGCCAACACCTTCGTGGCGCAGTACCACGGGGCGGGGCAGCCGCAGCGGATCGCAGCGGCGGTCTGGCAGGCGATCTACCTGGCACTGGCCGCCGGGGTCATCGTCATGCCGCTGGCGCTGGCGGGGCGACTGATCTTCTCGCTGTCCGGCCATGCTCCGGCAGTGGTGACCCAGGAGATCATCTACTTCGGCATCCTGGTGTGCGGGGGCGGCGTCGGCATTCTGTCATCGGCGGTGTCGGCTTTCTACACCGGGCGCGGCCTCACGCGCACCGTCATGGCCGTCAACATCGGCACCGCCCTGCTCAACGTGGTGCTCGACTACCTTCTCATCTTCGGCCACCATGGCTGCCCGCGGCTGGGCATCGCCGGAGCGGCCTATGCCTCCGTCGCTTCCTCGGGGGTGGGGGCGCTGGTGTTCCTGACGCTCTTCCTGGGCGGCCGGGACCGGCGCACCTATGGCGTATGGGCGGCGCGGGGGCTGGACCGGGACCTGTTCACCCGGCTGCTGCGTTTCGGCGCGCCCAGCGGTCTACACTTCATGCTCGACTTGCTCGGCTGGTCGCTGTTCGTCATCTTCGTCGGGCGGCTGGGCGTGCGCGAGCTGGGCGCCACCAATCTTGCCTTCCAGGTCAACAGCTTCGTGTTCATGCCGATGATCGGCATGTCCATCGCCACGGCGACGCTGGTGGGGCAGCGGCTGGGGGAGAACCGCCCCGAGCTGGCCGCCCGCACCACCTGGTCCTCCTTCCACCTCACCTTCGCCTACATGGGCGCGTTCGCGCTGCTGTGCGTGCTGATCCCACATGTCTTCCTGCTGCCCTTCGGCGCGCGCGCCAACCCCACGGAGTTCGCGGCGCTCTCCGGCATGGCGGCCCGCATGCTCGTGTTCGTGGCCATCTACTCGCTCTTTGACGGCGCCAACCTGATCTTCTCGGCGGCGCTGAAAGGCGCGGGCGATACGCTGTTCATCATGCTGACTTCGTCGGTGCTGGGGATGGTGCTGATGGTGCTGCCGACGTGGCTCGTGTGCCGCGACGGCCGGGGCAGCGTCTGGCTGGCGTGGGGCTTCCTGACGCTGTTCATCACCGTGCTGGCCGGCTGCTACCTGGCGCGATTCCTGCAGGGGAAGTGGCGGACGATGCGCGTCACGGAGGCCTTCCATGCACCCGTGACAACGGTGACGCCACCGCCGGAGGTGCCCCTGGTGGACGGCGAGGTCGTCTGAGGGGTGGATGCCTCACGGCGCACCGACGACATGGCGCAAGCGCAGACACGGCACGGGACAGCCCTTGGTGGCTGTCCCGTGTGCGTTGCCTGCCCTTGTGCAGGGCACCCATTGCACTGTAGTTCAGCACGTCTGCCGGAGGGATGAGGCATAGGGAGGTTCTGCGATTGCGGACGGAAATGGTTGGTTACCCCACCCACCGGTCGCTGACGGCCACGGGTATCGGCCGATGGCGACGGCGTGCCACATTGGCCGATGGCGACCGCGGTGTGCGGGGGCCGTCAGCGCCGGAGGCGCGGCTCATGCTAGGCGGGCGCGGCAGCGCCCGTCCACCAGGTTCCCCTCATCCTCCCCCTCCGCCAGGAGCCCTGCAGGGGCGACACACCCGAGCTGCACGCGCGGCCACCGACGACGCGGCCGGAGGATGCCATGGGCGCCAACCGGTCGTGGGGCCCCGCCCCTACGGGGCACCCCACGGCTCTATCGAGGGGAAGGGAACGGCCGGGTGGGACGGGGGCTACCGCCCCCGCCTAGATTGAGTCGGCCCTCCGGGCCTCAACGGCAACGGCCCCCCCGGGCAGTCACCGACGACACCGCCATGGGCGGACGGCGACGGCGACGGGCCGCCCCATCGCCGCGCAGGCGGTGGTGTTTGCGGCCGAGATGCAGCAGCGCATCGCCGTAGCCGCGCCGGGTCCTGCCGCCGGCATTGGTCGTGAGCGGCGGGCGCCTACCGCAAGAAGTAGCCCTGGGCGGTGGGGTCGGCGTCGGTGGTGACGGCGATGCCCAGCTTGCGCAGGCCGGCTTCGTCGCCGGGCCCCGGCTCGTGAGTCAGATGCATCTGCGCCCCGCGCAGTTGCGGAAGCTGGTCCATCCCCGCCCGCGCCGCCGGGTTCGAGGCCGCGCTGATGCCCAGCGCCACCAGCACCTCCTGCACGTTCAGACTCGGCGACTGTGAGCCCAGGTAGTTGGCCTTCAGACCCGTCACGCTCTGCACCACCGCCTCCGGCAGCAGGTGGATGGCGTCGGGGATGCCGGCCAGGCGCTTGAGGGCGTTGATGAGAGCCGCTGAGGCCGAGTGGAACAGCGGGGAGTTCTTGCCGGTGACGATGGTGTCGTCGGGGAGTTGCAGGGCGGCGCCGCAGTAGAAGCCTTCGTTGCCTCGCTGTGCTTTCTCGGCCGCCGCGGCGGCCTCGCGAGCAGGCGTAACGACCGGGCGGTCAGCGGGGGTGACACCCAGGCGCGCCATCAGGCGCTCGACGCGCTCGACGGCGTGACGCGAGGTGAGCCCACGCCGCGCCTCCCAGTAGTGCCGGAAGTACCGGCGGATGACCTCCTGGGTGGAGGCCTCGCGCACCACGGCATCGTCCACGATCCCAGACCCCGCGCGGTTCACCCCCATCTCCGTCGGCGAGCGGTACGCGTGGTCGTCACCGACGATGCGCTGCATGATGAGCCGCAGGATCGGGAAGTTCTCCACGTCGCGGTTGTAGTTGACGGCCGGCTCGCCATAGGCCTGCAGGTGATGCGGGTCAATCATCACGATGTCGCCCAGGTCGGCCGTGGCGGCTTCGTAGGCGACATTGACGGGGTGCTCGACCGGCAGGTTCCAGATGGGGAAGGTCTCGAACTTGGCGTACCCCGCCGTCACGCCGTGCAGGTGTTCGTGGTAGAGCTGTGACAGACAGGTGGACATCTTGCCGCTGCCCGGCCCGGTGCCGGTGATGACCACCAGCGGCGCCGTGGTCGCCACGTGGGGGTTGCGGCCGTAGCCCTCGGTGGAGACGATCAGGTCAATGCCATTGGGGTAGTCGGCAATGGCGTAGTGAGCATACACCGGGATCTCTGCCCGTTCCAGCCGCCGGATGAGGCGGTCACAGCCCGGGCCGGGCGTGTAGCGGGTGATGACGACCGCGGCGGTGGACAGACCCCAGTCGCAGAGGTCATCGAGCGCCTTCAGAGTCGCCAGGTCGTAGGTGATGCCGAAGTCGCCCCGGATGCGGCCCCGCTCAATGTCGTCAGCACACACGCAGAAGACGACCTCGGTGCGGTCCTTGAGGCCCTGGAGCAAGCGCATCTTCACATTCGGGTCATAGCCGGGCAAGACGCGCGCGGCGTGGAAGTCGAAGGTGAGCTTGCCGCCGAACTCCAGGTACAGCTTGCCGGAGAAGCGGCGGACACGCTCCAGAATCGCCTCGGTCTGCTCGCGCAGGTACTTGTCGTTGTCGAACCCGATCTTGCTCATGCGGGCCTGCCTCCATGTGTGTGCGGCGTCCGGCCGCAGCCTATACCGGCAGCTCCAGTCCGTCGAAACCCACGAGGATGCCGTGGGGTGTGAAGTACTCCTCGAGCTGGTGGTGCAGCCAGCCGCCGTTGTGCGAGAAGTGGTTGGCCACAAAGCGGCAACCCTCGGCCAGAGCGCCGCGTCGGGCCAGCTCGTCGCGCACCTCGACTACCCATTCGCAGTTCAGATGATGTGACCCGACCCAGGACTTCTCCGCATCGCGGGGGCCGGTGCCCAGTGGCCCGGAGGTGCAGTCCATCACGACCACATGCAGTTCGTGCTGCGCCAGGAGGTCCCACACTTCCGGGACCCACCAACCCGTGTCATTGCCGATGACCACGCCGCGGCCCTCCCACACGAACAGGTAGTTGAGCGCCGTCTCATCATCGTCGGCATGGCTGGCGGTCAGGGAGATGGCGACGAGGCCGTCCTCCAACTCGAACCGCTCAAACGGCTCGGTGCGATGGAACGTCATCCGCAACGGGTCGGGGTCGGGGAACTCGGCGACGAAGCCCACCTCGGTCTGGCGGTTGCCATAGACAGTGAGCCAGGAGTCGTCGACTAGGCGTGAGAAGCCCGGCTTGCGCCAGGCCAGCTCCTCGGGGCACCAGTGATCCTGGTGGGAGTGGGTGATGAACAGGTGACGCAGGGGCGCGTAGTCCACGTTCAGAGCGACCATGCTGCTGTACGAGTCCGGGCCCCAGTCAATGTGCACGTTCTCGCCGAGCTGGTAGGTGGTGCGGCGGCGGATGTCTTTGCCGCCCCGACGGCGCGCCTCGACGCACGCCGAGCAAGCACAGAAGGTCGCCGGCCATCCCTCGGCGGCGGCGCTCCCCAACACTTTCAAGAACATTTTCCACAACCTCCGGCAATCGTGACGGCGCCCCCGGACGCACGCTGAAAGTAGCTTGTTCGCGCTGCAGGACGGTCTCTCCTGCCTGTCCAAGTGCCCTTCCGACGCCCCGCAAGGCACCGATAGGGCCGATTCAGAGCCCGAGGGAGATTGTTTTGGACCGGGGAGGTGGGGACGCCGGCTACGGGGAAGGATGGGCTGGCTCGGGGGGCCCGTAGTGCCCGAGGAACACCCGAAGTATGACACATTTTGGTCAACAAAAGTCGCAGAAATACCGTTTGACCTCCCCTATGGGTTGCGCTATACTCGGTTCATGAGCAAGCGGCTACACATTTTCTCCACACCTGTTGAAAAGGCTGTGGAAAACTGATTAGGCCTACAGGCTCAAGTGTTAGTTGCACTAGGTCGGTGCCGTCTGAGGGGTGGTTTTCTCCACAGGCGAGCCCGTTAGGGAGTTTTTGGACGCAATTGACACCAGTTGGACACGGGTTCGGGCAGAGGGCCCGTGGCCGACGCCAGGCGGACGTCGTAGCAGGACGCATCACCGGTATTTCGCTGTGAAGGGCGTGGTCCGGGAGAGGACCGCGCGAGTGGTGGAGAGACCTCAGGGAGCTGGGGATTCCCTTCGTCCGTAGCCAGACCGTCGAGCGCAAGCGACACTCCGGCTTCCATCATTGCTCTGATCTAGCCGCGCCACCGGAAGTCAACCACACCACCGTTCAGCCTGCCTCTGCCCGCACCATCGTCGCACGGGTGCATCGGGTCACCGATGTGCTGGTTTCGTCAGCGGTCGCCGCCCGTCCGGGGGCATCCGTTGGCGGGGTCGGCACCTGAGGGTCACCGGTGTTTCGCGGCCGCTGTGCACTTCGCAGGAACCAACAGGGAGGCTGGGGCATGTCTGAGATGGTCATGACCGGCGAAGAGATCTGGTCGCACGTGTTGCCGATGCTGAAGGACCGCATCGGCCAGGCCACCTTCGATGCCGTGCTGCGCAGTGCTGCCCCGCTGGAGTACGACGGAGCGGCCTTCACCCTCTCTGTGCCCAACGACTTCATCCGCCGCATGCTCGAGGAGCGCCACCGGCCGCTGATCACGGCCTGCTTGCAGGAAGTGCTCAAGGAGCCGGTGGACTTGCGCATGCGCGTGGTCGAGACGACGCTGGAGACGATGGAGCGCCCCGTGGTCTACGCGCCCCCGCCCCCTCTGCCCGTGCAGGAAGTGTTCGATACCGGACCGCTCAACCCACGCTATACCTTCGATAGCTTCGTGGTGGCAGACTGCAACCGCTTCGCGCATGCGGCGGCCCTGCAGATCTGCCGCAACCCCGGGCGGTGCTATAATCCCCTGTTTATCCACAGCAAGGCGGGTCTGGGCAAGACCCACCTGATGCAGGCCATCGGGCACGGCATCCGCGAGCAGCACCCCAACATGCAGGTGGTGTACGTCTCGGCCGAGGACTTCGTCAATCAGCTCATCTCGGCCATCCGAGACAACCGCACGGCCGAGTTCCGCCGGCGGTATCGCTATGTGGATGTGTGGCTGGTGGATGACATCCAGTTCATCGCCGCCATCGAGGGGCCGGCCTCGGAAGAGGAGTTTTTCCACACTTTCAACACGCTGTGCATGAACGACCGGCAGGTCGTCATCGCCTCCGACGCGCCGCCGCGCCAACTGCAGATCATGAACGACCGGCTCCGCAGCCGGCTGGAGATGGGCATCCTGGCGGACCTGCGCTGCCCGGATGTCGAGACCCGCGTCGCGATCCTGGAGAAGAAGGCGGCCGCCGAGCAGGTCTACATCCCGCGGGACATGCTGGAATACCTCGCCAAGAAGATCGAGTCCAACATCCGGGTGCTCGAGGGCGCGCTGCTGAAGCTCTGTGCGTACTCCTCGCTGCACGGGGGCGAGCTGACGCTGTCGATGGTGGACGAGATGGTGGCCGACTACTCCTCCTCGGCCTCGGAGCGGCGCATCAGCCTCAACGAGATCGCGTCCTACGTGAGCGAGCGGTTCGAGTGCCCCGTAAGCGACCTCACGGGCCCCAAGCGCAGCAAGGACATCGCCTGGCCGCGGCAGGTCGCCGTCTATCTGGCCCGGGAGTTGACCGACCACTCCCTTAGCGACATCGGCAACTTCTTCGGCGGGCGCGACCATTCCACGATCCTGTACGCCTACAACAAGGTCAGCGACATGGTCGTCGAGGATGAGAAGGTCCTGTGGGAGATGAACGACCTGAAGGCCGCCTTGCGCGACCACTAGGGCGCGCAGTCCAGCCGCGCGCCGGCGTAGTAGCACTCCACCAGGCCCTGTGGAAACGGTCTAGAGTGGCCGAAGGGCAATCTTGGATAACACGGCCACAGGGCCACCATGGTGGAGAGTGTGCAGAGCGGGTGCAGGTTACCTCCTTTCCCCTCCACAGCACCAGCCCAAGAGCCTCAGCGGCTGAAGGCCAATCTCAACATTTTCAACAGAACTACTACTAATACTACTACATATGTATGTAAAAGGCTTTCCTCTAGGGCTGTACAAAACTACGCTTTGACACCGCAGCCCTCACGCATGTAAAATCGTGCGATGTGGGGTTGGCGGACCTTTTGGGGCAGCCCATTCCAAGTAGAACCTGCAGGGAGGTTTCGGACGCATGCTCAAGGTGTCATGTCCCCAGCATGATCTTGCTGAGATGGTCAGCATCGTGGCGCGAGGCGTGTCCGGGCGCAGCACACAGCCGATTCAGAGCAACGTGCTGCTGGAGGCCAAGGACCAGAAACTGCGGTTGGCGGCCAGCGACCTGGAGTATCTGAACATCGAGGGTGTGCTCCCCGTGGATGTCGTCGAAGAGGGCGCGACGACTGTCCCCTCCGACAAGCTGGGCGAGATCATGGCGCGCCTGCCCAATGCCGACGTGCGCCTGACAGCCAAGGAGAACTACGGCCTAAACATCACCTGCGGCCGCGCGGTGTTCGACCTGCCGGGTAAGCCCGCCAGCGACTTTGCGACCCTCCCCCCCGCGGGTGACGCCTTCCGCTTTGAGGTCCCGCAGTCGGGCCTCCGCAAACTCCTGCAGCGCACCGTCTTCGCTACTTCGCGTGACGAGAGCCGCCCCATCCTCACCGGCGCCCTGTTCCGGTTGAGCACTGGTCAGATCGAGGTCGTCGCTACAGACACGTATCGGCTGGCCCTGCAGACGTTTGAGGCCCCGATTGAACTCCCCGAGAGCCGCTCGGTCATCCTGTCGCGACAGGCGCTCTCTGAAGTGCTCAAGATCGTCAGCCACAGTGACGATCCCATCTCCGTGGCGATCTCGGAGAGCCAGGCCGAGTTCGCACTGCCGGCCCTTACGCTGGCCACTCGCCTGATCGAGGGCCAGTTTGTGAACTATGGCAAGGTCGTGCCTAGCGGCTTCCAGCGGCGCGTCATCTGCGAGCGGCAGGAGCTGGCCGAAGCGCTGGCGCGTTCGGTCATCATCGCCAAGGACGACAACAACCGCGTAGTGCTGCGCACTGACGACGGTTCCCTGCGCATCACGGCCGAGGCGCCGGACCGCGGGGAAGTCGAGGAAGTCGTGTCCATCAAGCTAGAGGGCGAGGATATCGAGATCGCCTTCAACGCCCGTTACATGCTGGACATGCTCGAGGTGATAGACACCGATGAGGTCGCGTTGGAGCTGTCCGGTCCGCTCAACAGCGGCGCGCTCAAGCCCGTCGGCGACGATAGCTACCTGTACGTCCTGATGCCGATGCAGATCATGTAGAGGCAGGGACTGGGGATTGAGGACTGGGGACTGGGAACGGCTTCGGATGAGGCCGTTCCTGTTGTTTGCGCTCCCTGAGGCCCAATGCCTAGCGTCCCACCCCAACTCGCATACCCATGCACCTCACGCGCCTGACCCTCACCAACTTCCGCGTATACGAGCAGCTTCAGCTTGAACTGCAGCGCGGCCTCAGCGCCTTCATCGGGCCGAACGCGGCCGGCAAGACGAGCCTGCTCGAAGCGATCCACGTCCTCGCGACGACCAAATCCCCCCGCACGAACAGTGACGCCGAACTGGTGCAGTGGGGGGCCAACATCTGCCGCATCGAGGGCGGCTTCGTGACGCACGATGGGCGGGCTCTGCG
Coding sequences within it:
- a CDS encoding Gfo/Idh/MocA family oxidoreductase, whose translation is METTLGVGIIGNGIRGRHGYEHFLRAHPAVRLRALAQYPEASPGLLEGKTEDDFRRYAEGLGVAYLGYDVDALLAREDIQVVSMMVEPGLAAEYVERIAAAGKHIVSDKPMAGSVAQGRRIVESVRRHAIQFMVALNERYSPPFREAQRRLASGGVGELLAATVTFCLGGPLAGFTGNAAYRESFGGGEWANFGCYCADYMNWLAGSRPVSVCGHMGTFFYDDYREAGMEDLAECVVRYESGVIGTLLAGRPRAAYAAGYVTADLTCAGGSLRVNGNMPLLEITAGQYGRRGYGSTGLNELCGDFVEAVLQDGPSPIPAEDGLLALQVVHAAYESARTGQPVDPLAL
- the dnaN gene encoding DNA polymerase III subunit beta, whose amino-acid sequence is MLKVSCPQHDLAEMVSIVARGVSGRSTQPIQSNVLLEAKDQKLRLAASDLEYLNIEGVLPVDVVEEGATTVPSDKLGEIMARLPNADVRLTAKENYGLNITCGRAVFDLPGKPASDFATLPPAGDAFRFEVPQSGLRKLLQRTVFATSRDESRPILTGALFRLSTGQIEVVATDTYRLALQTFEAPIELPESRSVILSRQALSEVLKIVSHSDDPISVAISESQAEFALPALTLATRLIEGQFVNYGKVVPSGFQRRVICERQELAEALARSVIIAKDDNNRVVLRTDDGSLRITAEAPDRGEVEEVVSIKLEGEDIEIAFNARYMLDMLEVIDTDEVALELSGPLNSGALKPVGDDSYLYVLMPMQIM
- a CDS encoding MATE family efflux transporter, whose amino-acid sequence is MSPEHRRDILSFRGRWAATSGYREVLVLAGPLILSTGTMTVQQFINRMFLSWYSPEALAASLPAGTLAYTMLCFFIGTASYANTFVAQYHGAGQPQRIAAAVWQAIYLALAAGVIVMPLALAGRLIFSLSGHAPAVVTQEIIYFGILVCGGGVGILSSAVSAFYTGRGLTRTVMAVNIGTALLNVVLDYLLIFGHHGCPRLGIAGAAYASVASSGVGALVFLTLFLGGRDRRTYGVWAARGLDRDLFTRLLRFGAPSGLHFMLDLLGWSLFVIFVGRLGVRELGATNLAFQVNSFVFMPMIGMSIATATLVGQRLGENRPELAARTTWSSFHLTFAYMGAFALLCVLIPHVFLLPFGARANPTEFAALSGMAARMLVFVAIYSLFDGANLIFSAALKGAGDTLFIMLTSSVLGMVLMVLPTWLVCRDGRGSVWLAWGFLTLFITVLAGCYLARFLQGKWRTMRVTEAFHAPVTTVTPPPEVPLVDGEVV
- a CDS encoding DUF1846 domain-containing protein translates to MSKIGFDNDKYLREQTEAILERVRRFSGKLYLEFGGKLTFDFHAARVLPGYDPNVKMRLLQGLKDRTEVVFCVCADDIERGRIRGDFGITYDLATLKALDDLCDWGLSTAAVVITRYTPGPGCDRLIRRLERAEIPVYAHYAIADYPNGIDLIVSTEGYGRNPHVATTAPLVVITGTGPGSGKMSTCLSQLYHEHLHGVTAGYAKFETFPIWNLPVEHPVNVAYEAATADLGDIVMIDPHHLQAYGEPAVNYNRDVENFPILRLIMQRIVGDDHAYRSPTEMGVNRAGSGIVDDAVVREASTQEVIRRYFRHYWEARRGLTSRHAVERVERLMARLGVTPADRPVVTPAREAAAAAEKAQRGNEGFYCGAALQLPDDTIVTGKNSPLFHSASAALINALKRLAGIPDAIHLLPEAVVQSVTGLKANYLGSQSPSLNVQEVLVALGISAASNPAARAGMDQLPQLRGAQMHLTHEPGPGDEAGLRKLGIAVTTDADPTAQGYFLR
- the dnaA gene encoding chromosomal replication initiator protein DnaA produces the protein MSEMVMTGEEIWSHVLPMLKDRIGQATFDAVLRSAAPLEYDGAAFTLSVPNDFIRRMLEERHRPLITACLQEVLKEPVDLRMRVVETTLETMERPVVYAPPPPLPVQEVFDTGPLNPRYTFDSFVVADCNRFAHAAALQICRNPGRCYNPLFIHSKAGLGKTHLMQAIGHGIREQHPNMQVVYVSAEDFVNQLISAIRDNRTAEFRRRYRYVDVWLVDDIQFIAAIEGPASEEEFFHTFNTLCMNDRQVVIASDAPPRQLQIMNDRLRSRLEMGILADLRCPDVETRVAILEKKAAAEQVYIPRDMLEYLAKKIESNIRVLEGALLKLCAYSSLHGGELTLSMVDEMVADYSSSASERRISLNEIASYVSERFECPVSDLTGPKRSKDIAWPRQVAVYLARELTDHSLSDIGNFFGGRDHSTILYAYNKVSDMVVEDEKVLWEMNDLKAALRDH